The proteins below are encoded in one region of Rhododendron vialii isolate Sample 1 chromosome 7a, ASM3025357v1:
- the LOC131331805 gene encoding phospholipase A(1) DAD1, chloroplastic, whose protein sequence is MRHSIGVLRPCKLHVSKQVGVLTLTQYYGSAKPKSHGKRITRIKSSWNPLGTGLDRSQVAAWRTELGARWAEYQGRNNWEGLLDPLEDGLREEILRYGEFVDATYQSFEFDAASPDYASCRFSRFSMLAQCGLGESGYRVTRNLRATCGVQLPRWLDQAGPSWALTRSSWIGYVAVCNDKEEIARLGRRDVVIALRGTITCLEWLENFRAMLTCLQDHVGPENDEAMVESGFLSLYTSRTATCPSLQDMVREEIARVMRSYGDEPLSVTIVGHSLGAALATLAAYDITTTFDRAPMVTVISFAGPRVGNRSFRTQLEKSGAKILRIVNSDDVVTKVPGFVIDNNDVAEGEAVQVAGLPSWLREHVDYKQWVYADVGRELRLSSRGSPHLSNGNIATNIATCHDLRTYLKLINGFVSSTCPLKATAKSVLGRAQQENQLLFR, encoded by the coding sequence ATGAGGCATTCCATTGGAGTTTTAAGGCCATGCAAATTACATGTCTCAAAGCAAGTGGGAGTCCTCACACTGACCCAGTACTATGGCTCAGCTAAACCAAAGAGTCACGGCAAGAGGATCACGAGGATCAAGAGCTCGTGGAACCCGCTCGGGACCGGGTTGGACCGGTCCCAGGTTGCTGCGTGGCGGACCGAGCTGGGCGCCAGGTGGGCGGAGTATCAGGGGAGGAACAACTGGGAGGGCCTGCTCGACCCGCTCGAGGACGGCCTGCGCGAGGAGATCCTGCGCTACGGCGAGTTCGTCGACGCGACGTACCAGTCCTTCGAGTTCGACGCAGCGTCGCCCGACTACGCCTCGTGCCGGTTCTCCAGGTTCTCGATGCTGGCCCAGTGCGGGCTTGGGGAGAGCGGGTACCGGGTGACGAGGAACCTGCGCGCCACGTGCGGAGTCCAGCTGCCACGCTGGCTCGATCAAGCCGGGCCGAGCTGGGCCTTAACCCGGTCCAGCTGGATCGGTTACGTGGCAGTTTGCAATGACAAGGAGGAGATCGCCAGGCTGGGACGCCGCGACGTGGTCATTGCCCTCAGGGGCACCATCACGTGCCTAGAGTGGCTCGAAAATTTTCGTGCCATGTTGACCTGCCTGCAAGATCACGTGGGTCCTGAAAATGATGAGGCTATGGTGGAGAGTGGTTTTTTGAGTTTGTACACATCGCGGACCGCCACTTGTCCTAGTTTGCAAGATATGGTGAGAGAGGAGATCGCAAGAGTCATGCGATCGTACGGTGATGAGCCGCTTAGCGTGACTATAGTGGGCCACAGTCTCGGTGCGGCTCTAGCCACGCTTGCCGCATACGATATAACCACCACCTTCGATCGTGCACCAATGGTGACGGTTATTTCGTTTGCGGGGCCGCGTGTGGGGAACCGTAGCTTTCGAACCCAGTTGGAGAAAAGTGGGGCCAAGATTCTCCGCATTGTTAACTCTGATGACGTCGTCACTAAAGTGCCCGGTTTCGTGATTGACAACAATGACGTGGCAGAAGGAGAGGCTGTCCAAGTGGCGGGACTTCCAAGCTGGCTTCGGGAGCACGTGGATTACAAGCAGTGGGTGTATGCTGACGTGGGAAGAGAGCTTAGACTCAGTAGCAGGGGATCACCGCACCTCTCCAATGGAAATATAGCCACAAATATTGCTACGTGTCACGATCTAAGGACATACCTCAAGTTGATCAACGGCTTCGTGAGCTCCACGTGTCCTTTGAAGGCCACCGCAAAGAGTGTGCTAGGAAGAGCGCAGCAGGAAAACCAACTACTGTTCAGATGA